GATCGTTCGGATGCGTCCTCATCTCGGTCATCAGCGAGTCCATCCTTTCGTATTATGTCGCAGCCAGACTGATCCATGCATAAATTATCTAGTGACAATTAATAGGCTTTTCCGACACACCGACGTAAGCGCGCAATGAGATCTTGTCAGTTCGAGTGTGACAGCGTGCGTTTCGTGCTGTTTATACTGACGGCAAAGAAAGCCCCCAGCGTGTCGCATGCAGAGCGGGTCAGTGGACTCATCGAACTTACTCGGCCAGGGAATGCGATTGCCTCCGGCGTGCTGACGTTCACGGGCGCGTTCGTTGCGGAAGGCAGTGGAATACTTTCACACCTCGGCGCAACCAGTGCCGCCACCATCACAACGATTCTCGCAACCGGAGCAGGAATGGCCATCAACGACTACTTTGACCGAGATATTGATCGGATCAACAACCCTGAGCGACCAATCCCTCGTGGTGCGGTTGCTCCGAGAACGGTACTTGGCTTCAGCCTCGTCATGTTTGCCGTCGCTGCTGGCTTTGCTCTCATACTTCCACCGCTAGCGATGGGAATTGCAATAGTAAATCTCGTCGCGCTCGTCACTTATACAGAATTCTTCAAAGGGCTGCCGGGTGTCGGGAACCTACTTGTGTCGTATCTTGGTGGGAGTACATTCCTCTTCGGTGCCGCTGCTGTCGGCCAGTTGAGCCCTGCCGTGGGTGTTCTCTTTCTCTTAGCAGCACTATCGACATTCGCCCGTGAAGTGATTAAGGACGTTGAAGATCTCGCGGGAGACCGGGAAGAAGGGCTGAATACACTCCCGATTTCCATTGGACGACGTCCTGCACTATTGATCGCGATGGCGGTGCTGCTGATCGCGATGGTTGCAAGTCCAGTGCCGTATTTTATTGGGACGTTCGGAATAGCGTATCTTGTATTGGTTACACCGGCAGTGTTCGTGATGCTCTACTCTGGCTATCAGAGTTTCGACGACCCAACGGGTGGTCAGTCTCTATTAAAATATGGTATGTACTTCTCGGCAGTAGCATTCATTGGTGGCCGACTGACTCTCCTTTTGTGAAAATACCGCTGGCTCTGTTGAAACTAATATATAGTGACTATTTGAGTAAGTCGTGCTGAATAGAGAGGATGTATGGAACACTGCAACTGTGTTCAATTCACCGTTGAACGGCTGTATTGAACGTTCGAATACTCGAGCGTAGTTAACGTGAAGTGACCAATAACTGCGCATGCAAAACGCGTTCTGATGACCATCTACTCCTATTGATTGCCCGAACAAATTTGTTCAGTAACCACTTGAGATACCCATGGTTAACCCACCACGCGTCACACTGACTGTAGAAGAAAGCTATCCGACTGATTCCAAGTGTGGGTATGTTCGAATTCATCTGGATGATATCACTACACTTGAACTCCGTGCTGGGGACGCCATTACCATCAAACCCGAAGGTCAGCGACCTCTCTCTGGATTCGCGATTCGTCGGCTCGATATAGTTGACGAGGGAATGATCCGAATCCCAGAGGTGCTTCGGGATCGTCTTGATGTCTCTGTTGGTGACACGGTTACTATCGCTCATGAAAAGTACAGTCTCACTCCAGAGAGCCTGGATAACGATATTCTGTAACGCTAGTTAACCACCCAATGGCAGGCGACCGATTCACAACCAAACTACACCATTTTTGATTATGTCGTTTCGTTGCGTACACGCTCTGTCTCTACCGATTCGGGCAGCCACCATATGAGGCAGCTCCCGTGGTGGATACGCGCTCTGTATTCAGCACGCTACTCTCATCACGCTCTGAGGAGTTCAACAGAGTCATACCGTCGTCAAAGACCGAACGAAAACCAACTACCACCGATTATCGCCGTTTCAGCCACATCGGCAAACCAGCTTGAGTCTGGAGGGTGAGTCCAGGTTCAACCGCTAGCTCATCTTCCCCCTTCCATTCAAATTCCCAGTCTTGTCCGATTGTCGCGAGCACGAGTGTTGCTTCAAGCAGAGCAAATTCACGGCCAACACACGCTCGGCGTCCCCCACCAAACGGCATATAGGCATGCTCTGGAAGCTCATCTTCTAGATTTGATTCCCATCGATCCGGCTGGAACGAGAGCGGATCATCGTAGAATCGTTCGTCACGGTGGACAGCGAGAATACCCAGATGGACTTCTTCATTAGCGGGCAGCTGATAGCCGTTCACATCAACCGTTCGAGTTGTTTTGCGAGGAATAGTGTGTATCGGCGGATAGAGTCGCATTGTTTCTTTTAGAATCCGACGAGTGAGCTCCAACTCATCAATATCTGCTTGAGTAGGCGAATCGCCATCCAGAACAGTATCAACTTCGTCGTGAAACGCCTCTTGGAGATCGGGATGTGTCGCAAGTGCGTACCACGCAAACGCGAGTGCCGAGGCAGTCGTTTCATACCCCGCGAAAATCATCGTAATCATCATCCCCTCAACTTCTTCCTGACTTAACTGGTTTTGACCAGTCCCATTGCGCGCGTTGTGGAGTTTCGAGAGGAGCGTTTCTGAGTGAGATCCCCTGTTCGCATCAGACGTGCGCTGTTCTGTCAGTAGTTGCTGAATTTCGGTGCGAAGTCGTTCCTTTGAGTTTTTGAAGCTGTGTCGTGATAGAGTTGGTACCCAGTTCGGTAATAACCACGATGTCGGAGCGAACCATCCGTGAAGGCCATCGGCTGCGGTTCGGAGGTCGTCACCTTCACCCGGTTGGAGTTCTCGTCCAAATAAGGTAGCGAACAGCACTTCTAATGTGAGATTCTTCATTTCGGTTTCCATGTCCAGAATCTCTCGATCCAACCATGTATCGACACGTTGCTGTGTCGCCTTGACCATCTGATTACTGTATTTTCCGACCTGCTTTCGGGTAAAGAACGGTTGAAGCACGCCTCGCTGCCGACGCCACTGGTCACCTTCTGTCGCAATCACGCCGTTCCCGAATGCAGTCTGAAAATCGTCGCTCTTCCCGAAGGCATCGATTTCGGTCACGAGAGCCTGTGTAAAGTAGTCCGGATGAGCCAGGACAAATACCTGCGTACTCGGGAGTTTCATTTGGTAGATATCGCCACACTCTTCGATCGCCCTATCAACAAAATCGAATGGACTCTGGGCAAAGTCGATGGTGTGGCCAATAAATGGGTGACCATCGGGAGTTGGCGGTTGGCGAAGATCTGATTTCATAGTATCGTATCCTGCGAGCCTACAAATAAATCCAGTGAGGTTCTACCGCGATCATGCTTCTGTATTCACAATTTACACCCTGCATGGATTAAATCACAATTCTATAAATGATATGGATGAAAGCTACTGTCGGAGATGCTACTATGACTACTATGGACTACCGAGCGACAAATCCACTCTCTGGAGAAGAACTTGTCATTCGGGAAGTTATTAATGAGACTGTCGATACAACTCGTCATATTGTACTTCGTAGCGTCCAGACGCTTTCGGAGCCGATCGTCCAAGACATTCATGACGAAACAGATATTGTTCGGCAGTCGATCTCAAATCATCTTGCAGCTCTTAGCGATCGTGGATTTGTGAATCGGCATGACGAGGGAATTGAGATGACTGGTGGTGGTATTCTGTTTCTTGATATCATCGACTCGTGCCTTACCACAATTCCGCGGCAGGAATTGGCATATTGCACTCGATCAGACCATCCAGTACCAGTTTTGGCAGCGGTTTCGAGCAAGCAAGTCCATGTAACCGAACTTCGCACAGAACTTGAGGATCCACCCTCAGATTCGACACTCAGGCGTGTTTTGCAGCATTTCGCTGAGAACGGTTGGGTAGAGAAAATCAGTGGTGAGTATCAAATCACAGCCACCGGAGAGCAAGTACTGGCTGCATATGATGAGTTGGCAGCATCACTCACGCAACTCATCGAAAAGGCCCCATGGTTTCAGCGGCTGCCACCGGAAGATGCGACCGTACCAATCCAAGCACTCACTGATGCTAATTTAGTTGTCTCAAACCCGAGTAGTCCATCATCGGTGCTTGCAACTGCACTCTCCCTCTATGACCGGAATATTGATCGGTTTCGTGGTCTCTGCTCTATTTACAACTCTGTCTTATTCAAAACCTACTCGACTATGCATAAGCTAAATATCGGGCCAGAATTTGAAGCCATCCTTGACCGGCCAACCTTCATGAAGGCCGTTGAATCAACTGACTCTCGATATGTGGTTGATGAATCAGATGATCCAAACTATGATCCGCTTGTTCTTGATCGGTCTCATACGCTTGGCATCGGTATTTATGATTCTCGAAAGGTAGCGATTGGCGCATACAATAAATCCGGCAAAGGGCAACACATTGCAATGATCGTCAGTACAAACGAACAAGTTGTCGATTGGGCAACTGATCTCTATGAATCGTATCGTGCAGAGGCAAAACGACCTTCTGAAATTGAACCAATCCTGCCGTAGCACCGGTTATATCCTCTATTACGGTGCTTTTCTAGTGTCCCTCAATTTCTCCAAGATATCAGCGTCTTTTTCTTAATCTCACACAGATTAACATTGGTAACGGCGGTGCAAATAATACATCCCCGTGAGAAGCGATAGCCACGCTGGAGATCGTTTCGTAATCCGAGATCCTGGATACATCGTCGTGTAACGCCATGCAGAGGGCACATGATGGT
This portion of the Haladaptatus sp. R4 genome encodes:
- a CDS encoding geranylgeranylglycerol-phosphate geranylgeranyltransferase; protein product: MSHAERVSGLIELTRPGNAIASGVLTFTGAFVAEGSGILSHLGATSAATITTILATGAGMAINDYFDRDIDRINNPERPIPRGAVAPRTVLGFSLVMFAVAAGFALILPPLAMGIAIVNLVALVTYTEFFKGLPGVGNLLVSYLGGSTFLFGAAAVGQLSPAVGVLFLLAALSTFAREVIKDVEDLAGDREEGLNTLPISIGRRPALLIAMAVLLIAMVASPVPYFIGTFGIAYLVLVTPAVFVMLYSGYQSFDDPTGGQSLLKYGMYFSAVAFIGGRLTLLL
- a CDS encoding cytochrome P450 → MKSDLRQPPTPDGHPFIGHTIDFAQSPFDFVDRAIEECGDIYQMKLPSTQVFVLAHPDYFTQALVTEIDAFGKSDDFQTAFGNGVIATEGDQWRRQRGVLQPFFTRKQVGKYSNQMVKATQQRVDTWLDREILDMETEMKNLTLEVLFATLFGRELQPGEGDDLRTAADGLHGWFAPTSWLLPNWVPTLSRHSFKNSKERLRTEIQQLLTEQRTSDANRGSHSETLLSKLHNARNGTGQNQLSQEEVEGMMITMIFAGYETTASALAFAWYALATHPDLQEAFHDEVDTVLDGDSPTQADIDELELTRRILKETMRLYPPIHTIPRKTTRTVDVNGYQLPANEEVHLGILAVHRDERFYDDPLSFQPDRWESNLEDELPEHAYMPFGGGRRACVGREFALLEATLVLATIGQDWEFEWKGEDELAVEPGLTLQTQAGLPMWLKRR
- a CDS encoding transcriptional regulator FilR1 domain-containing protein, producing the protein MKATVGDATMTTMDYRATNPLSGEELVIREVINETVDTTRHIVLRSVQTLSEPIVQDIHDETDIVRQSISNHLAALSDRGFVNRHDEGIEMTGGGILFLDIIDSCLTTIPRQELAYCTRSDHPVPVLAAVSSKQVHVTELRTELEDPPSDSTLRRVLQHFAENGWVEKISGEYQITATGEQVLAAYDELAASLTQLIEKAPWFQRLPPEDATVPIQALTDANLVVSNPSSPSSVLATALSLYDRNIDRFRGLCSIYNSVLFKTYSTMHKLNIGPEFEAILDRPTFMKAVESTDSRYVVDESDDPNYDPLVLDRSHTLGIGIYDSRKVAIGAYNKSGKGQHIAMIVSTNEQVVDWATDLYESYRAEAKRPSEIEPILP